A segment of the Alphaproteobacteria bacterium genome:
CTGATGCCATAATTGCGGCAAACCCATTTGCTCTAAAGCTTCTATCATAGGCACATGGTTATTTGCTTTCAGCATGGGATACCACAGTAATTGCACCGCTTGCGGCCAGTGTTCTGCCATATATTCCACATATTCTGCCGCTAGCATGTATTCGCTTTTCACTTCAAAGCTTGGGTCGATTAATACCAATCCGTTTTGTGGCACAGGGGGGCATAGCTTCGATGATCCGTCATAGCCATCATAATGCTGGATACGGATATTGCGTGCTTGCAGGTTTTTTTCTAACGCACGCACTTCTGCAGGGTGCAGTTCAAATAAATGCATACGGTCATCGCTACGCAACAGATTTTCGGCAATGAACGGCGATCCTGGATAAGAGTCTTCTCCATAGCGGCCGCGTATTTGCCGCAACACCACGCCCAAGGGCTGGTCTGCAAGTTTTTTCTGCTCCATCAAGCGCACAATGCCGCTGGCAGCTTCACCGGTTTTTTGCGCTTCCACAGAATTAATCCGATACATCCCGCGTCCACTATGCGTGTCCATAAAGGTGATGCGTGGAAAACGCTCGGTTAAATATTGCAAAACATGCACTAAAACCGCATGCTTATGTACATCTGCCAAGCTTCCAGCGTGATAGGCGTGTTGATAGGATAACACCCGACTACTCCACTCCAATAAACCAATTGTTTCTTTATATCTGTGCTCCCATCCTTAACGAAATATTTTAAATAAAGCAAAGCTTGTTCCCATG
Coding sequences within it:
- the rlmJ gene encoding 23S rRNA (adenine(2030)-N(6))-methyltransferase RlmJ — protein: MLSYQHAYHAGSLADVHKHAVLVHVLQYLTERFPRITFMDTHSGRGMYRINSVEAQKTGEAASGIVRLMEQKKLADQPLGVVLRQIRGRYGEDSYPGSPFIAENLLRSDDRMHLFELHPAEVRALEKNLQARNIRIQHYDGYDGSSKLCPPVPQNGLVLIDPSFEVKSEYMLAAEYVEYMAEHWPQAVQLLWYPMLKANNHVPMIEALEQMGLPQLWHQQIQFCDPESVRGLYGSGLIAVNMPDALYKKLETVRDVFA